A region of Oncorhynchus kisutch isolate 150728-3 linkage group LG29, Okis_V2, whole genome shotgun sequence DNA encodes the following proteins:
- the tmem174 gene encoding LOW QUALITY PROTEIN: transmembrane protein 174 (The sequence of the model RefSeq protein was modified relative to this genomic sequence to represent the inferred CDS: deleted 1 base in 1 codon) yields the protein MAVTPNNVTGTFDDLSLKVVPISIGSIPPLSQLDSHVSVSDGEKTGATLLFSGIFLDLVGMTFKVMGWLKYNVNRSFEWTQLLDPILLSVGGTFILISVCMFRILSCRVCKPKDRGEEFSESLTIPGSCQSIVFNGINQPIMFHKATVVQYIPSPYGFVTQEIAGKRWTPYSHVGSVNHHHKLTGQIRMDEDGTVVSRCFRSTNALFTAGDHVNGTLGEVSAEWGAVRLL from the exons ATGGCAGTAACTCCCAATAATGTTACCGGCACCTTTGACGATCTCTCGCTGAAGGTGGTACCTATCTCTATCGGATCCATCCCTCCTCTGAGCCAGTTAGACAGCCACGTGTCAGTTTCAGACGGGGAGAAGACAGGGGCTACCCTCCTGTTCTCTGGGATATTCCTGGATCTGGTGGGCATGACGTTCAAAGTCATGGGCTGGCTTAAGTACAATGTCAACCGCAGCTTCGAGTGGACCCAGCTGCTCGACCCCATCCTGCTGTCTGTAGGAGGCACCTTCATCCTCATCAGCGTCTGTATGTTCAGGATTCTCTCCTGCCGGGTGTGTAAGCCG AAGGACCGTGGCGAAGAGTTTTCTGAATCACTGACGATCCCAGGGTCCTGCCAATCAATTGTGTTCAACGGGATCAATCAGCCAATAATGTTTCACAAAGCCACGGTAGTGCAGTATATCCCATCTCCATATGGATTTGTGACACAGGAA ATCGCTGGGAAACGATGGACCCCCTACTCCCATGTCGGAAGCgtcaaccaccaccacaaactgacgggTCAGATccggatggatgaggatgggACGGTGGTGAGTCGTTGCTTCAGATCCACAAACGCCTTATTCACTGCTGGTGACCATGTGAACGGTACCTtaggagaggtgagtgcagagtGGGGAGCCGTCAGGTTGCTGTAG